The Neochlamydia sp. S13 genome has a segment encoding these proteins:
- a CDS encoding P-loop NTPase: MPLPMFPAISKASANFVHAIIGIAAGKGGVGKSCVTVNLARALKDLGFKVGILDADIYGPSIRRMLPEDKMPEQCNERILPAICQGVKVISMAYFRREDEAAAIRAPIANTIVQQFIKNVDWGEIDFLLIDFPPGTGDIQLTLSQNAQLNAAILVTTPQEVALMDVRKAMDLFYQMKIPIIGVIENMSYYQISPNLKRVYPLGQGGGGRLAKEAGFSLLGQIPISSEISHSGDKGNSLFEEKTPDAQAISKIFINLAKKVMEQLVEIKKRETAEVEKFFQKDPATFTLQWSDGLMADFYLSDLQRRCPCAGCIEKSVENKAGDKKTNRDELRVSTIERVGHYALRIYFTSGCNQGIYTFSFLRQMAQEQNS; the protein is encoded by the coding sequence ATGCCACTACCTATGTTTCCAGCTATTTCTAAGGCTTCAGCAAATTTTGTGCATGCTATTATTGGTATTGCTGCTGGGAAAGGCGGAGTTGGAAAATCATGCGTCACAGTTAACCTTGCAAGAGCTTTAAAGGATTTAGGCTTTAAGGTGGGAATACTGGATGCTGATATTTACGGTCCTTCCATCCGTCGCATGTTACCTGAAGATAAAATGCCTGAGCAATGCAATGAACGTATTCTACCAGCTATATGCCAAGGAGTTAAGGTTATATCCATGGCTTATTTTAGGCGCGAAGATGAAGCTGCAGCCATTCGTGCTCCCATAGCTAACACTATTGTTCAACAATTCATTAAAAATGTAGATTGGGGAGAAATAGATTTTTTATTAATTGATTTTCCACCGGGAACGGGTGACATTCAACTAACCTTGAGCCAAAATGCTCAATTGAATGCTGCCATCTTGGTGACAACTCCCCAAGAAGTTGCGTTAATGGATGTAAGAAAAGCCATGGACCTGTTTTATCAAATGAAAATTCCTATCATAGGTGTTATAGAAAACATGAGTTATTATCAGATCTCCCCAAATTTAAAACGTGTTTATCCTTTGGGCCAAGGGGGAGGGGGGCGTTTAGCTAAAGAAGCAGGCTTTTCTCTTCTAGGCCAAATCCCGATAAGCTCTGAAATTTCCCATAGTGGCGATAAGGGGAACTCACTTTTTGAGGAAAAGACCCCAGACGCCCAAGCGATTAGTAAGATTTTTATAAATTTAGCAAAGAAAGTAATGGAACAATTAGTAGAAATAAAAAAGCGTGAAACTGCGGAAGTGGAAAAGTTTTTTCAAAAAGATCCCGCTACCTTTACTTTGCAATGGAGCGATGGCTTAATGGCAGACTTCTATTTGTCTGATTTGCAACGTCGTTGTCCTTGTGCTGGATGTATAGAAAAAAGCGTAGAAAACAAAGCAGGGGATAAAAAAACTAATCGCGACGAGCTGCGGGTCTCTACTATTGAAAGGGTAGGGCATTATGCTTTACGCATTTATTTTACGTCTGGTTGCAATCAAGGCATCTATACCTTTAGTTTTTTGCGTCAAATGGCTCAGGAGCAAAATTCATGA
- a CDS encoding DUF4116 domain-containing protein translates to MNSLSRVCLFIDHKADYVPIFSTVTNLIDIFQKAVILLFKQKETKDPYYAHLNQKSFRRCVVLLIPVLGNILVGIWDVAHKKEIDKKIGHTAAQKNNKASKKAVPPSSNDREFVLTAVQQSDLTLQPTTKQLRRDREAPLAAVQINSLTLQPTTKEFQRDRKAPLVAVQKDGLTLRSALQGLQSDREALLAAVQKNGLALQFAPAELQNDREIVLTAVQKNGLALQYASQELSNDKEIVLAAVQHSGLALQHASLKLQNDREVVLAAIQQDDLGFQYASPELRDNREFVLAAVQHKGLVLQYASQELQNDKEVVLAAVRQFGWALQYASPELRNSRKVVFAAVRQFGWALQYANQEFRHDKKIILAAVQQNGWALQYASQKLQNDREVVGAAVQCNGRALQHASLGLRNNREVAIIAVQQDGLALEYASQKLQNDRRVVLEAVKQDGWALQYASEKLQKDEELLELSSK, encoded by the coding sequence ATGAATTCTTTATCTAGAGTCTGCCTATTTATAGATCATAAGGCTGACTACGTACCTATCTTTAGCACGGTGACTAATTTAATCGATATCTTTCAAAAAGCTGTTATTTTGCTTTTTAAGCAAAAAGAGACCAAAGATCCTTACTATGCTCATCTTAATCAAAAAAGTTTTAGACGATGTGTAGTTTTGTTAATTCCTGTATTAGGAAATATACTGGTGGGGATTTGGGACGTTGCTCATAAGAAAGAAATTGATAAAAAGATTGGGCATACTGCTGCTCAAAAGAATAACAAAGCTTCTAAGAAGGCTGTCCCCCCGTCCTCGAATGATAGAGAATTCGTGCTTACCGCTGTTCAGCAAAGTGATTTGACGCTTCAGCCTACTACCAAACAGCTTCGAAGGGATAGGGAAGCCCCTCTTGCTGCTGTTCAGATAAATAGCTTGACCCTTCAGCCTACTACCAAAGAGTTTCAAAGAGATAGGAAAGCCCCTCTTGTGGCTGTTCAGAAAGATGGCTTAACGCTTCGATCTGCCCTCCAAGGGCTTCAAAGCGATAGGGAAGCCCTTCTTGCTGCTGTTCAGAAAAATGGCCTGGCCCTTCAATTTGCTCCCGCAGAGCTTCAAAACGATAGAGAAATCGTTCTTACTGCTGTTCAGAAAAATGGCTTGGCGCTTCAGTATGCTAGCCAAGAACTTTCAAATGATAAAGAAATCGTTCTTGCTGCTGTCCAGCATAGTGGTTTGGCGCTTCAGCATGCTAGCCTAAAGCTTCAAAATGATAGAGAAGTCGTTCTTGCTGCTATTCAGCAAGACGATTTAGGGTTTCAGTACGCTAGTCCTGAACTTCGAGATAATAGAGAATTTGTCCTTGCTGCTGTTCAGCATAAGGGTTTGGTGCTTCAGTATGCTAGCCAAGAGCTACAAAATGATAAAGAAGTCGTTCTTGCTGCCGTTAGGCAATTCGGCTGGGCGCTTCAGTATGCTAGTCCCGAGCTTCGAAATAGCAGAAAAGTTGTTTTTGCTGCTGTTAGGCAATTCGGTTGGGCGCTTCAGTATGCTAACCAAGAATTTCGGCATGATAAAAAAATTATTCTTGCTGCTGTGCAGCAAAACGGCTGGGCTCTTCAATATGCTAGCCAAAAGCTTCAAAACGATAGAGAAGTTGTAGGTGCTGCAGTCCAGTGTAATGGCCGGGCCCTTCAACATGCTAGCCTGGGGCTCCGAAATAATAGAGAAGTTGCAATTATTGCTGTCCAGCAAGACGGTTTGGCGCTTGAGTATGCTAGCCAAAAGCTTCAGAACGATAGGAGAGTCGTTCTTGAGGCTGTTAAGCAAGATGGCTGGGCGCTTCAGTATGCTAGTGAGAAATTGCAGAAAGATGAAGAGCTTCTTGAGCTATCTAGCAAGTAA
- the rlmD gene encoding 23S rRNA (uracil(1939)-C(5))-methyltransferase RlmD yields the protein MSEILVGKVIALNSEGQGIVREDSLVVFIPFTTPGDTIRYHIVKRKKNFATGKLLAVIKPSLQRVKPLCRYYGECGGCQLQHLTYEAQLENKRQIIENALIRIGKFSKLAVLPVVAAQMNWMYRRHITLKIIPHQGVFRAGYIAIDNQTLLTIQHCPLFLAEDNVALAEVQTLLGKISSQQATEGRATLFKTEVNQLILSLNFEKLNKIEAEIIEEFLKQFPRWKGVIVKGGSKKWVWGDPTNFLEIGHLKFLCSPEVFIQNHAEQSLKIYQQIIDLLSKKKQATILDLYCGIGISSLLLSQQGHRVIGIECNPLSIAMAKENACLNRLTTPQFIEGDVEKVLQKELQEQQADLIILNPPRQGITPAVGVEILRRCPQEIIYVSCMPSTLARDLSLICVKGYRISLIQPYDMFPQTSHVETLVHLIRS from the coding sequence ATGTCTGAGATTCTCGTTGGCAAGGTGATTGCTCTTAACTCTGAGGGGCAGGGAATCGTTCGTGAAGACAGCTTGGTTGTTTTTATCCCTTTTACTACTCCCGGCGACACGATTCGCTATCATATTGTAAAGCGTAAAAAAAACTTTGCGACGGGAAAATTACTAGCCGTAATTAAACCAAGCTTGCAACGAGTAAAACCCCTTTGCCGTTACTATGGCGAGTGCGGTGGATGTCAATTGCAGCATCTAACTTATGAAGCTCAGTTAGAAAACAAACGCCAGATTATTGAAAATGCTTTAATACGCATTGGAAAATTTTCAAAGCTTGCGGTTTTACCTGTGGTTGCTGCTCAGATGAACTGGATGTATAGACGTCATATCACCCTCAAAATTATTCCCCATCAAGGGGTTTTTAGGGCAGGCTATATAGCTATTGATAACCAAACTCTGCTAACCATTCAGCATTGCCCTTTATTCCTTGCCGAAGATAATGTGGCTCTTGCCGAAGTGCAGACCTTGCTAGGGAAGATATCTTCTCAACAAGCTACTGAAGGAAGAGCAACTCTTTTTAAAACGGAAGTAAACCAATTAATTTTAAGTTTAAATTTTGAGAAGCTAAATAAGATAGAAGCAGAGATTATCGAAGAATTTTTAAAACAATTTCCCCGCTGGAAAGGAGTAATAGTAAAGGGAGGATCAAAAAAATGGGTGTGGGGTGATCCCACCAACTTTCTCGAGATCGGACACTTAAAATTTCTTTGCTCCCCTGAAGTCTTCATACAAAATCATGCAGAGCAAAGCTTAAAGATCTATCAGCAAATCATTGATTTGCTTTCTAAGAAGAAGCAAGCTACCATTCTTGATCTTTATTGTGGCATTGGTATCTCCTCTTTACTTTTAAGTCAACAAGGCCATCGGGTCATTGGAATAGAATGCAATCCTTTATCAATCGCTATGGCCAAAGAAAATGCCTGCCTTAACAGATTAACGACCCCTCAATTTATTGAAGGAGATGTGGAAAAAGTCTTACAAAAAGAACTGCAAGAGCAGCAAGCCGATCTTATTATTCTCAATCCTCCTCGCCAGGGAATCACACCCGCCGTCGGAGTAGAAATTTTACGACGTTGCCCACAAGAAATTATTTATGTTTCCTGTATGCCTTCTACTCTTGCTAGAGACCTCTCCCTTATCTGCGTTAAAGGTTATAGAATCTCCCTTATCCAGCCTTACGACATGTTTCCCCAGACAAGCCATGTTGAAACTCTTGTACATTTGATACGTAGCTAA
- a CDS encoding protein translocase subunit SecDF, protein MEKQKRWQLYLILAVIILTLFNILPTIFYYTKPLKSPIDATRAQKIAVAIANRTNELEQDATDWLHSFAKLLGVKPRSIELQKNNPQYVEVNFSNVQDASLFRRFLPRAGALIPFVPAQLELYPQVDEQDTQVIVSRKVNIHFNPQDLQEFFQYAYKQNAEGQITDFYRQLVEDRVAQLALAFGSTSKPATLLQAIKDNPTSSYDDLVLNLATEIVEANKALQANQAMAKRYFASFTQMGSPSKDNLVSKFLSRAEALKVGLGAKKETLTQEIKKAEESKQTVDSSQRQALTLLEGQRHTLSQAISILHQRAADFKVSQQALTPEKVKDLIQTSQKASKANDKLQIVSLDGSNPFVQGLVIDWSNEKIFLQLYPDIQAIRQAPSRDEEADVQRDKINNLIINDIARASRLTDENLIPWEETFGVNLSQLTNPRSFLALNLTAVAKKQIQQLLNQLEEIWLPKHAELTREAYPLRDYASYTKSKPEEQKLGLLVYAPSAQQSPTLPGFNNGSIYVIARGMDSIMQKYRQMPDSPEKQEFLHDIEQLHYTLQANGFVGYSGATFGLPAEFSKDYIFELNDYYDTLLKATRENFYAKGSKRHALLDFTDVEQRMLAINAIEDHQQEDLLKWEEEYRSAQVDLDITNHYLVPAPTKNPYWQNFKLSIAKFFRGDDRKILKLGLDLSGGKTVRIGLRDQNGREVTNPEDLKQAVNELYTRINKMGVSERTIHLEGNNIVLDFPGSQNMSATDLVKASAMYFHVVNEKFTPNNPALKEAVNQFLQNVWNEAVVTNRTDIDSVNEIAWHHLGGDLATGELTGPRSEYATLLYESGLRLADPKHKEVSNTYNDTLSSVAILRGKDFSEWNNQAHPLLIVFHHYALEGSSLTNIQVGYDSSEGNTLSFSVKSSYDGSRIGSPRDDFYTWTSQFAEDKIVGTPKESYSRGKGWRMAVVLNGTIISSPSLRAALKDSAQITGRFTQREVNQLAADLKAGSLSFTPKILSEENVSPELGQEERTRGVVASVVALTLVVIAMIGYYHFAGVVASTAVLFNILILWGVMQNIGQPLTLPGLAGIVLTIGMAVDANVLVFERIREEFKQSGRLASAIQAGYRKAFSAIVDSNITTIIAALILIQFDSGPVKGFAVTLIIGIISSMFTALFMTRYFFAGWVQNPKHKSLSMSQLIGNTHFDFLKHARKAIIISLAMIAIGGYFFSVQYKTMLGMDFTGGYSLNVELEEKPEEVNYRQLAAEALLAHGATANDFQLRTLSKPNQLRIQLATSMEQKGHPFYQLPETFVEDKFAHEYQKNPRIVWLVNTLTDAGLNVASSQLDQLHTHWTVISGQFSEAMRNNAVIGLTIALASILLYITFRFEFKFALGAVAGLTHDVIITLGILAIFQAMGFAVQIDLQVVGAIMTIIGYSLNDTIIVFDRIREDMRLMRKMKFKDIVNHALNITLSRTLMTSGTTLLVLLSLVLLGGHSIFAFSLVMTIGVIVGTLSSLFIASPVMLYIHNREIKKLEEEMHPTRRLSS, encoded by the coding sequence ATGGAAAAACAAAAGCGCTGGCAATTATATCTGATATTAGCGGTCATCATTTTGACGCTATTCAACATTTTGCCAACAATTTTTTACTATACTAAACCTCTTAAATCCCCTATCGACGCAACTCGTGCCCAAAAAATTGCTGTTGCTATCGCCAATAGGACGAATGAACTTGAGCAGGATGCTACTGATTGGCTGCATTCGTTTGCTAAGCTACTAGGTGTAAAGCCTCGATCTATCGAGCTACAAAAAAACAATCCTCAATATGTTGAAGTAAATTTTAGTAATGTGCAAGACGCTTCTCTTTTCAGGCGTTTTTTACCTAGAGCTGGAGCATTAATCCCGTTTGTTCCTGCTCAACTCGAGCTGTATCCTCAGGTAGATGAGCAAGACACACAAGTCATCGTTTCTCGAAAAGTAAACATTCATTTTAATCCTCAAGATTTACAAGAATTTTTTCAGTATGCTTACAAACAAAATGCCGAGGGACAAATTACTGACTTTTATCGTCAATTAGTTGAAGACCGCGTGGCCCAGTTAGCTCTAGCTTTTGGCAGCACAAGCAAACCAGCCACTCTTTTGCAAGCAATTAAAGATAATCCTACTAGCTCTTACGATGATCTTGTGCTCAACCTTGCCACTGAAATTGTAGAAGCAAATAAAGCCTTACAAGCTAATCAGGCAATGGCTAAACGTTATTTTGCTAGCTTTACACAGATGGGTTCTCCCTCTAAGGATAATCTAGTTAGCAAATTTTTATCTCGCGCAGAAGCTCTGAAGGTAGGCTTAGGAGCTAAGAAAGAAACCTTGACTCAAGAAATAAAAAAAGCTGAGGAGAGCAAGCAAACAGTTGATTCTAGCCAACGCCAAGCTTTAACTCTTTTAGAAGGACAACGCCATACTTTAAGCCAAGCCATTTCTATCCTTCACCAGCGGGCAGCTGATTTTAAAGTTAGCCAACAAGCTTTAACGCCAGAAAAAGTTAAAGATTTAATCCAAACTAGCCAAAAAGCCTCTAAAGCTAATGATAAGTTACAAATAGTCTCTCTAGATGGAAGTAATCCTTTTGTCCAAGGGCTGGTTATTGATTGGTCAAATGAGAAAATCTTTCTTCAACTTTATCCAGATATTCAAGCCATCCGCCAAGCTCCTAGCAGAGATGAAGAAGCTGATGTCCAGCGAGATAAAATAAACAATTTAATAATCAACGATATAGCACGTGCAAGCCGTTTAACGGATGAAAATTTAATACCTTGGGAAGAGACTTTTGGTGTTAATCTTTCCCAATTAACCAATCCTCGCAGTTTTTTAGCGTTAAATTTAACAGCCGTTGCTAAAAAACAAATCCAGCAACTGCTGAATCAGTTAGAAGAAATATGGCTACCAAAACATGCTGAGCTAACCCGTGAAGCCTATCCTCTGAGAGACTATGCTTCGTATACAAAATCAAAGCCTGAAGAGCAAAAGCTAGGCTTACTCGTATACGCACCTTCTGCACAGCAGAGCCCTACCTTACCAGGTTTTAACAATGGCTCTATCTATGTGATTGCTAGAGGAATGGATAGCATCATGCAAAAATATCGCCAAATGCCCGATTCTCCTGAAAAACAAGAGTTTCTTCATGATATCGAGCAGCTACATTATACCTTGCAAGCAAATGGTTTCGTAGGCTATTCAGGGGCCACCTTCGGATTGCCTGCCGAATTTAGCAAAGATTATATTTTTGAGCTCAATGATTACTATGATACCTTGCTTAAAGCTACACGCGAAAATTTCTATGCTAAAGGCAGCAAGCGTCACGCTTTGCTAGACTTTACAGATGTCGAGCAGCGCATGCTAGCTATAAACGCTATCGAAGATCATCAGCAAGAAGACTTACTTAAATGGGAAGAAGAATATCGCTCTGCTCAGGTAGACTTGGATATTACTAACCATTATCTAGTTCCTGCCCCTACCAAAAACCCCTACTGGCAAAATTTCAAGCTTAGCATCGCAAAATTTTTCCGCGGTGATGATCGCAAGATTCTTAAGCTTGGCCTAGATCTTTCTGGGGGTAAAACAGTGCGCATAGGCCTCAGAGACCAAAATGGGCGAGAAGTCACCAATCCTGAAGATTTAAAGCAAGCTGTTAATGAATTATATACACGTATTAACAAAATGGGGGTCTCGGAACGTACCATTCACCTAGAAGGCAATAACATTGTTTTAGACTTTCCTGGCTCGCAGAATATGTCAGCTACGGATCTTGTTAAAGCTTCTGCCATGTATTTTCATGTAGTCAACGAGAAATTTACTCCTAACAATCCTGCTTTAAAAGAAGCTGTCAACCAGTTTTTACAAAATGTATGGAATGAAGCGGTAGTTACTAATCGTACAGACATTGATAGTGTGAATGAAATTGCCTGGCATCATTTAGGAGGTGACTTGGCTACAGGTGAGCTGACAGGCCCACGTTCAGAATATGCTACCCTGCTTTATGAAAGCGGCTTGCGCCTAGCTGATCCTAAGCATAAGGAAGTAAGCAATACTTACAACGATACGCTTTCTTCAGTAGCCATTTTACGTGGTAAGGATTTTTCAGAATGGAATAACCAAGCCCATCCCTTGCTAATAGTTTTCCACCATTATGCATTAGAAGGTTCTAGCCTAACAAACATTCAAGTGGGCTATGATTCTTCTGAAGGAAATACACTTTCCTTCAGTGTAAAAAGCTCATATGATGGTTCACGCATAGGCAGCCCACGAGATGACTTTTATACCTGGACCTCACAATTTGCCGAAGATAAAATTGTCGGCACTCCCAAAGAAAGTTATTCTCGAGGAAAAGGGTGGCGTATGGCAGTGGTTTTAAATGGGACGATCATAAGCTCGCCCAGCCTTCGTGCCGCTCTAAAAGATTCTGCGCAGATTACTGGTCGCTTCACCCAACGTGAAGTTAATCAACTAGCTGCCGACTTAAAAGCTGGATCATTAAGCTTTACACCAAAAATTCTTTCAGAAGAAAATGTAAGCCCTGAACTAGGTCAAGAAGAACGCACTCGAGGAGTAGTAGCCTCTGTTGTAGCACTTACCTTGGTGGTTATCGCTATGATTGGCTATTATCACTTCGCTGGAGTAGTCGCTTCTACAGCTGTTCTTTTTAACATCCTCATCCTTTGGGGAGTAATGCAAAATATCGGCCAACCCTTAACATTGCCAGGACTGGCGGGTATTGTCCTCACTATTGGTATGGCAGTCGATGCAAATGTGCTAGTTTTTGAAAGAATTCGTGAAGAGTTTAAGCAATCCGGACGTTTAGCTTCAGCTATTCAAGCCGGCTATCGTAAAGCTTTTAGTGCTATTGTTGATTCTAATATCACTACCATCATTGCTGCCCTCATTCTTATTCAATTTGATTCTGGACCAGTCAAAGGTTTTGCTGTAACTTTAATCATTGGGATTATCTCCTCTATGTTCACGGCCCTGTTCATGACGCGTTACTTTTTTGCTGGGTGGGTACAAAATCCTAAGCATAAATCCTTGTCTATGTCCCAGCTAATCGGCAATACTCACTTTGATTTCTTAAAGCATGCTAGAAAAGCTATAATAATCTCTTTAGCTATGATAGCAATAGGAGGCTATTTTTTCTCTGTGCAATATAAAACAATGTTGGGTATGGACTTTACGGGCGGTTATTCATTAAATGTTGAACTTGAAGAAAAGCCGGAGGAAGTAAACTATCGTCAGTTGGCAGCAGAAGCTTTACTCGCCCATGGAGCCACTGCTAATGATTTCCAGTTGCGCACCTTAAGTAAGCCTAATCAATTACGTATTCAATTAGCCACAAGCATGGAACAAAAAGGCCATCCTTTTTATCAATTGCCCGAAACCTTCGTGGAAGACAAGTTTGCTCATGAATACCAAAAAAATCCTCGAATTGTTTGGCTGGTTAATACTTTGACAGATGCAGGATTAAATGTAGCTTCTTCACAATTGGACCAGTTGCATACTCATTGGACAGTCATTAGTGGTCAGTTTTCCGAGGCCATGCGTAACAATGCGGTCATCGGTTTAACCATTGCTTTAGCAAGTATTTTGCTATACATTACCTTCCGCTTTGAATTTAAATTTGCCTTAGGAGCTGTAGCAGGGCTAACCCATGATGTGATTATTACTCTAGGTATTTTGGCAATCTTTCAAGCAATGGGCTTTGCCGTCCAGATTGATTTGCAGGTTGTAGGAGCCATTATGACAATTATTGGTTACTCTTTAAATGATACAATCATTGTATTTGATAGAATTCGTGAAGATATGAGGCTTATGCGTAAAATGAAGTTTAAGGATATTGTCAATCATGCTTTAAACATTACTTTGAGCCGTACGCTCATGACTTCGGGTACTACTCTACTAGTCTTGCTATCATTAGTATTGCTAGGAGGCCATTCTATCTTTGCCTTCTCACTAGTTATGACGATTGGTGTCATAGTTGGTACACTCTCTTCACTATTTATCGCATCCCCCGTAATGCTTTATATTCACAATCGTGAAATAAAAAAATTAGAAGAGGAAATGCATCCTACCAGAAGACTATCTTCTTAG
- the recJ gene encoding single-stranded-DNA-specific exonuclease RecJ, translated as MHSIFHHQEAPVWIYPKIDNEWKELITKEFKIHPVTAQILIARGFTTLEQIHDYLYSKLPDLYDPFLMPEMQQAVDRISQAIKNKENILIYGDNDVDGMTGTALLTEFLQFVGANVFFYVSNRGTNRQSLIVEALEYALKNECKLLITVDCGITAATEIAKVVERNVDVIITDHHEPTDKIPHCVATLNPKLLNSSYPNRDLTGVGVAFKLAHAVTLQMVAEGLISPKKIDLKRYLDLVALGTVSDMGSLLGENRILVSYGLRQLKKNKRIGLAKLISISDADLNELSTFMIASKLAPRLNSLGRIADPQKGVQMLLARNVIAAEKLAVELDLNNMERQKIERTMSLDIENTVAIHPEIFKNKAIVLHSDKWHPGVIAILSTRISKQYNRPTVMIAIDHGVGKGSLRSIHEFPLLNVLKDCSDILVNFGGHDFAAGLTIKEQHIEEFKRRFIKAADEKLRDHDVMAKLMLDAEVNFHELTFDFMESIRLLEPYGNENPQPILYTIAKQAWPPKVVGKTHLKLYLEQDDRMLEGIAFGQAAQSPLLRKKNLKLRIAFTPQINNFQGPSIQLLIRDFQIIDENKPYV; from the coding sequence ATGCATTCCATTTTCCACCATCAAGAAGCACCTGTTTGGATTTATCCGAAAATCGACAACGAGTGGAAAGAACTTATTACTAAAGAATTTAAGATACATCCTGTCACCGCTCAAATCCTCATTGCTAGAGGCTTTACCACGTTAGAGCAAATTCATGATTATCTTTATTCTAAACTCCCTGATCTATACGATCCTTTTTTGATGCCAGAAATGCAACAAGCTGTGGATCGCATTAGCCAAGCCATTAAAAATAAAGAAAATATCCTTATTTATGGGGATAATGATGTGGATGGGATGACAGGCACAGCTTTGCTGACTGAATTTCTACAGTTTGTGGGGGCTAATGTATTCTTCTATGTCTCTAATCGGGGCACTAACCGCCAAAGCTTGATAGTAGAAGCCTTAGAATATGCGCTGAAAAATGAATGTAAACTATTGATTACCGTAGACTGTGGAATTACAGCAGCTACAGAGATTGCCAAAGTCGTGGAAAGGAATGTCGATGTAATCATCACTGACCACCATGAGCCTACCGATAAAATACCCCATTGCGTGGCTACCCTTAATCCTAAGTTACTCAATAGCTCCTATCCTAATCGAGACCTAACAGGTGTAGGTGTGGCTTTTAAGCTAGCACATGCAGTCACTCTCCAAATGGTAGCCGAAGGGCTTATCTCCCCTAAAAAAATTGATCTTAAACGTTATCTGGACCTGGTTGCTCTGGGAACGGTGTCTGATATGGGCTCTCTGCTTGGCGAAAATCGCATTCTTGTAAGTTATGGTTTACGTCAGCTTAAGAAGAATAAACGCATTGGCCTAGCTAAACTCATTTCTATATCCGATGCAGATCTGAACGAACTTTCCACTTTTATGATAGCTTCCAAGCTAGCTCCTCGCTTAAACAGCTTAGGGCGTATTGCTGACCCCCAGAAAGGCGTTCAGATGCTTTTGGCACGTAACGTTATTGCAGCTGAGAAACTTGCTGTAGAACTCGATCTTAACAATATGGAACGCCAAAAAATTGAACGTACCATGTCTTTAGATATTGAAAATACGGTAGCCATACATCCTGAAATTTTCAAAAATAAAGCTATTGTTTTACATTCTGATAAATGGCATCCAGGAGTAATCGCTATCCTATCTACACGTATTTCAAAGCAATACAATCGCCCAACTGTCATGATTGCCATTGACCATGGGGTCGGTAAAGGTTCTTTGCGCTCTATTCACGAATTCCCTCTTCTTAATGTATTAAAAGATTGTTCAGATATTCTTGTCAATTTTGGAGGACATGATTTTGCGGCAGGCTTAACAATTAAAGAGCAACATATCGAAGAGTTTAAAAGACGTTTTATCAAGGCAGCCGATGAGAAACTACGTGATCATGATGTAATGGCCAAACTGATGTTGGATGCAGAAGTTAACTTTCATGAGCTTACCTTTGATTTTATGGAATCCATTCGCCTACTTGAGCCTTATGGCAATGAAAACCCTCAGCCTATCCTTTATACCATCGCCAAGCAAGCTTGGCCTCCCAAAGTGGTAGGTAAAACACATCTGAAGCTCTATCTAGAGCAAGATGATCGTATGTTAGAGGGAATCGCTTTTGGACAAGCTGCACAAAGTCCTCTCCTGCGTAAAAAGAATTTAAAGCTACGTATAGCTTTTACTCCACAGATTAATAATTTTCAAGGCCCCAGCATCCAACTGCTAATCCGCGATTTCCAGATTATTGATGAAAACAAGCCCTATGTCTGA